The nucleotide sequence TTTTGTCGGACCTGCAAAAAGTGAACTCATGGGAAAAAGCCACGAAAAGCGTTTGGCATTTTTCACAGCTGCACAAAAGCGGAATATGGGAATCCATTCCCCCGTAGGTGGAATAGTTTTCACGAGCATAGATGCCATGCTCCCGCACCTTCTGGCAGCGGCGGCAGAACAACTGCTGTGAAAACAGCCTATGGGGAAACAGCGGTCTCATTCTAGATTCGCGCCCCGAGTATTAGCCCATCAACGGAAGAGCAACGTCGATACGACGGAGGGTTTCTTCCTTACCGATGATTTCGAACATTTCCCACAGGCCAGGACCGGCAGTAACGCCAGACACAGCCAGGCGAGGTGCACCCACCAGTTCACCAACCTTGTGACCGATACGTTCGGCCAGAGCGTAGAATTCCTTTTCGATCACCGGAGTCTTGAAGTCTTCGATGGAAGCCAGCATGTCACGAACCTGCTGGCAGAGTTCCTTGGAGCCTTCACCAAAGTGCTTCTTGGCACCCTTTTCGTCGTAGGTTTCCGGAGCCTTGAAGAAGTAGGTAGACATTTCTGCCAGGTCCTGCACGAAGTGTGCGCGGGGTTTCAGGTTCTTCACGATTTCCAGGAGACGAGCTTCAGGTTCGTTACTCAGGTCAAAGCCCTTGGCGGCAAGACCTTCCTTCATGATGCCGAGGAGCATGGCGTCGTCGCACATGTGAATGTGCTGGCCATTCATCCACTGCAGCTTCTTTTCATCGAAGCTTGCGGGCTTCGGGTTAATGCGTTCCAGGGTGAAGCAGTCGATCATTTCCTTGATGGTCATAACTTCGCGGTCGTCGCCCGGATTCCAGCCCAGGAGTGCGAGGTAGTTCACGAGAGTTTCGGGCAGGTAGCCCAGGTCGCGGAAGTCGCCCACGGATGCGGCACCCTTACGCTTGGAAAGCTTACCGCCGTTCTTATCCAGAATCACCGGCAGGTGGCACCATACGGGAGGTTCCCAGCCGAAGGCCTTGTACAGCAGTTCGTGCTTGGGAGTAGAAGAAATCCATTCGTCACCGCGGAGAACGTGGGAAGTACCCATCAGGTGGTCATCCACAACAGATGCGAAGTGATAAGTGGGGTAACCGTCGCGCTTGATGAGAACCAGGTCGTCCAGCAGTTCATTCTGGTAGGAAATGTGACCGCGGATCATGTCATCAAATTCAGTGACGCCAGTTTCGGGAACCTTGAAGCGGATCACAGCCTTTTCGCCGGCGGCAATGCGGGCTTCGGCTTCTTCGCGAGGAATGTTGCGGCAGTGACGGTCGTAACCGGTCACGGAAACGCCGGCCTTTTCCTGTTCGGCACGAACTTCCTGAAGACGTTCTTCGGTGCAGAAGCAGTAGTAGGCGTCGCCGGAGTCCAGCAACTTCTTGATCTGTTCGTTATAGATGTGCAAGCGTTCGCTCTGGAAGTAGGGGCCGCAATCCTTTTCACAACCCGGACCTTCGTCCCACTGCAGACCAAGCCACTTCAGGTCGCGCATCAAGTCGTGGAGAGCGGTTTCGTTGTAGCGCTTGCGGTCGGTATCTTCGATACGCAGGTAGAAAACGCCACCCATGGCCTTTGCAAAGAAGTAGTTGTAAATAGCAGTACGGGCACCGCCAACGTGGAGGTAGCCAGTGGGGCTAGGTGCAAAACGCACACGGACAGGACGCTTATTATTGCAGCAATCGCACATATTGTATTCCTTTTTTCGGGCAACCGCGCAAAAGGCCTCGCACGGCTCCATAGTTTAAATTTTCTGTGTCAAAATTTAGCAAAACTTTTTTCTGCAGGCACAGAGGGGGGTGTTGCGGGGGAACGCCGCAGAGGGGGTAGCGAAAAACAACACCGTTGGTTGAAGCGAGGGGGAAAAATCACGAATCAGCACTTAGTTTCCAACCCATTGATGTGCAACGATTTACTATCTTTCGTCCGTAAATTTTTCAACTAGCGGATCCGTGTAGAAAACGCGCATTTTTGCGTAAAGATCTTGCGGCCGCGTAGCCAAAGGATCGATATGGAAGCTTTTACCGCTTTTCTTGATACCATCGATGGCTATGTCTGGGGAGTTCCCCTCATTGTAGTCATTTTGTTTGTTGGTCTGCTTTTGACCATCCGCCTAGGATGCCTCCAGGTGATGAACCTGCCCAACGCTCTCCGTTACATGCTCCACAACGAAAAGGGCGGCGAAGGCGAAGTTTCCAGCTTTGGCGCACTTTGCACCGCTCTTGCCGCTACCATCGGTACCGGTAACATCGTGGGTGTGGCAACCGCCATCGGCACCGGCGGCCCGGGCGCATTGTTCTGGATGGAATTTGCAGCCTTCTTCGGCATGGCAACCAAGTACGCTGAAGGCGTTCTGGCCGTGAAGTACCGCAAGATGGAC is from Fibrobacter sp. and encodes:
- the gltX gene encoding glutamate--tRNA ligase → MCDCCNNKRPVRVRFAPSPTGYLHVGGARTAIYNYFFAKAMGGVFYLRIEDTDRKRYNETALHDLMRDLKWLGLQWDEGPGCEKDCGPYFQSERLHIYNEQIKKLLDSGDAYYCFCTEERLQEVRAEQEKAGVSVTGYDRHCRNIPREEAEARIAAGEKAVIRFKVPETGVTEFDDMIRGHISYQNELLDDLVLIKRDGYPTYHFASVVDDHLMGTSHVLRGDEWISSTPKHELLYKAFGWEPPVWCHLPVILDKNGGKLSKRKGAASVGDFRDLGYLPETLVNYLALLGWNPGDDREVMTIKEMIDCFTLERINPKPASFDEKKLQWMNGQHIHMCDDAMLLGIMKEGLAAKGFDLSNEPEARLLEIVKNLKPRAHFVQDLAEMSTYFFKAPETYDEKGAKKHFGEGSKELCQQVRDMLASIEDFKTPVIEKEFYALAERIGHKVGELVGAPRLAVSGVTAGPGLWEMFEIIGKEETLRRIDVALPLMG